A window from Leptolyngbya iicbica LK encodes these proteins:
- a CDS encoding mucoidy inhibitor MuiA family protein, whose translation MAVTVYPEQARVTRQGQLEVKTPQVILDIGPLPATLAPPSIQAYARGTAQVIIQKPTLKPLFRNDDWLAQESELSDRFHQAETQFHLCKDAIAGLQQQQTFLQSLADKSARTLAQGLAQQTTDLAHVTEFTQFLAASHQRLSKAIAEQERRKHDLDHQLQTTRQALQQFQASGKTPKYHIRLPLIVQQPGIVDLSIVYDVTEAKWQPAYDVRLQADQPSLQIDCIAEVQQQTGEDWSAVALKVSTAVPEKTPEIPDASLLRLPSTLHSKPTASGTSQKRLSRKTASPILDDTYRMLGAVPGSEIPPQKESDPVGDAKLQPANAIICFVAPAPGCVLSDGEVHRVPVGQLQLESRLTYVALPQRCSAAYLCAALTNPADKWPLLPGTAYLFRDGGYVGAETFDYVAPGASFELSLGLDERVPIQRELVTQKSETEATGRDLRAYRLAISNPFDHAIDVTVIEQIPISRSDEVVVHVTQAQPTVDLDPDHQCRWLTQLAARSSQYIFYEYEVKYPPEGALSNLNL comes from the coding sequence GTGGCAGTCACTGTTTACCCCGAGCAGGCGCGGGTGACTCGCCAAGGACAGCTCGAGGTCAAGACGCCGCAAGTCATCTTAGATATTGGGCCGCTACCAGCCACCCTGGCACCGCCGAGTATTCAAGCTTATGCCCGAGGAACGGCTCAGGTCATCATCCAAAAACCGACCCTGAAGCCCCTGTTTCGCAACGATGACTGGTTGGCCCAGGAATCCGAACTGAGCGATCGCTTTCACCAGGCCGAAACCCAGTTTCACCTTTGCAAAGACGCGATCGCTGGACTCCAGCAACAGCAGACATTTTTACAATCATTGGCCGACAAATCCGCCCGGACTTTAGCCCAGGGCCTGGCCCAACAAACGACTGACCTCGCCCACGTGACCGAGTTCACGCAATTCTTAGCCGCCAGCCATCAACGTTTGAGTAAAGCGATCGCGGAACAAGAGCGACGAAAACATGACCTTGACCACCAGTTGCAAACCACTCGTCAGGCATTGCAGCAGTTTCAAGCCAGCGGCAAAACCCCCAAATACCACATTCGCCTGCCGCTCATCGTGCAGCAGCCGGGCATCGTCGACCTCAGCATCGTCTACGATGTGACCGAGGCCAAATGGCAACCCGCCTATGATGTACGGCTCCAGGCCGATCAGCCCAGCTTGCAAATCGACTGCATCGCCGAAGTGCAGCAGCAGACGGGTGAGGATTGGTCAGCCGTAGCCTTGAAAGTCTCCACGGCAGTACCAGAAAAAACGCCCGAAATTCCCGATGCAAGCTTGCTCCGCCTCCCTTCCACATTGCACTCTAAGCCCACTGCATCTGGGACTTCGCAAAAGCGACTGTCTCGCAAGACGGCCAGCCCAATTTTGGATGACACCTACCGCATGCTCGGGGCCGTGCCCGGCAGCGAGATTCCGCCCCAAAAGGAGAGCGACCCGGTGGGCGACGCCAAGCTACAACCCGCAAACGCCATCATCTGTTTTGTTGCACCCGCGCCAGGCTGTGTGCTGAGTGACGGCGAAGTGCATCGAGTCCCGGTGGGTCAATTGCAACTCGAAAGCCGTCTCACCTATGTGGCGCTCCCCCAGCGCTGCAGTGCCGCCTATTTATGCGCAGCGTTGACCAATCCTGCTGATAAGTGGCCCTTGTTACCTGGCACGGCCTATTTATTCCGCGATGGGGGGTATGTCGGCGCAGAGACATTTGACTACGTGGCGCCCGGGGCATCCTTTGAACTCAGTTTGGGACTTGATGAGCGGGTACCGATTCAGCGGGAATTAGTCACTCAAAAATCAGAAACCGAAGCGACGGGACGTGATCTCAGAGCGTATCGTTTAGCTATCTCTAATCCGTTTGACCACGCCATTGATGTCACCGTGATCGAGCAAATTCCCATTAGTCGCTCTGATGAGGTCGTGGTGCACGTCACTCAGGCCCAACCCACCGTCGACCTAGACCCAGACCATCAATGTCGATG